In one window of Lacticaseibacillus casei DSM 20011 = JCM 1134 = ATCC 393 DNA:
- a CDS encoding WxL domain-containing protein: MKTHTKLKFMALAALTVGMATNSAAVHADDARTVTTDGSVKIMQSDAPTRVLNPLNPKDKTPGTVANGDNTKNAGGEGLTLDYVSQLDFGQLKLDPTVATTVYAKPDQWTGQDGKTIPVANRFQVTDKRLGADAWKVSLSASNLKSDEKDSQGKTVKLENAFITLLESSVVDGQARDASNHFGLSKAIKVYMGDGQATDVLAVNDKDVAKGTFINLFNLAKAGEGVSLTVPAESYTTKGLKSAEFTTKLTWTLTSAPI, from the coding sequence ATGAAGACACACACAAAATTAAAGTTCATGGCGCTTGCGGCGTTGACGGTGGGGATGGCAACGAACTCAGCGGCTGTCCATGCCGACGATGCCCGCACGGTGACAACTGACGGCAGCGTCAAGATTATGCAATCAGATGCGCCGACTCGGGTTTTAAATCCACTTAACCCCAAAGACAAGACGCCGGGTACGGTGGCTAATGGCGACAATACCAAAAATGCAGGTGGTGAAGGCTTAACGTTAGACTATGTGTCGCAACTTGACTTTGGCCAATTAAAGTTGGATCCGACTGTTGCGACAACAGTTTATGCTAAGCCTGATCAGTGGACAGGCCAGGATGGCAAAACGATTCCGGTGGCCAATCGCTTCCAAGTGACGGATAAGCGGCTGGGGGCAGACGCTTGGAAGGTCAGCTTGTCGGCATCCAATCTGAAGTCAGACGAAAAGGATAGCCAAGGAAAGACAGTTAAGCTGGAGAATGCTTTCATCACGTTGCTGGAAAGCAGTGTTGTGGATGGACAGGCTCGCGATGCCAGCAACCATTTTGGCTTAAGTAAAGCCATTAAAGTTTATATGGGTGACGGCCAGGCGACTGACGTTTTGGCGGTCAACGACAAGGATGTCGCCAAGGGAACCTTTATTAACCTTTTCAATCTGGCTAAGGCAGGGGAAGGTGTGTCATTGACCGTTCCGGCTGAGAGTTACACGACGAAGGGCTTGAAGTCAGCTGAATTCACCACCAAGTTGACATGGACGCTAACCAGTGCGCCGATTTAA
- a CDS encoding helix-turn-helix domain-containing protein, with protein sequence MATLLEKGKCRVDEFVTQLYMSKAAVFRKIKQLNLGLKSHAIKIKNGTLVGSEVEIRYLYYQLVLNSYDSEELAALAATFSARRYIKRFEARSKVKFSPRGEIKLCVWLDIALKRHFTGDKKFTGIPEETLHQLEVNPLYHMIRNWLFEIAKQYALALDEFEVYNIYIFVCSMDIIDFSATDPRHVEKYLALALPTVQQRNQYFMAALRQICAGFETQCSDASRIRMQYTLNQLHHRIQFFQGDFRLLAQPSDWVSINDQQLQHLETLASELTAIVAKDHPCCAAPAKRLFLTQHYVRLLMVTHVQITKPIRIGLLLDDDWLATSAVMARLKLALAGMCSVVLEIAEAPATYDLLITSFKTSSAAIAAKHHYRINEIETTYDIDQIKSLLVSIIREQTAISSQF encoded by the coding sequence TTGGCAACACTACTGGAAAAAGGAAAATGTCGGGTTGACGAATTCGTCACGCAGTTGTACATGAGTAAAGCCGCCGTGTTTCGCAAAATCAAACAATTAAATCTCGGACTGAAGTCGCATGCGATCAAAATCAAAAATGGTACGTTGGTTGGCTCAGAGGTTGAGATTCGATATTTATATTACCAATTGGTTTTAAATAGCTATGACAGCGAAGAGCTTGCAGCTTTGGCGGCAACTTTTTCGGCCCGGCGTTACATTAAGAGATTCGAAGCACGATCAAAGGTTAAATTTTCTCCTCGTGGTGAAATCAAGCTGTGCGTTTGGCTGGATATTGCACTTAAACGTCATTTTACCGGCGATAAAAAATTTACCGGCATCCCGGAAGAAACGCTTCATCAGCTGGAAGTAAATCCGCTTTATCACATGATTAGAAATTGGCTATTTGAAATTGCCAAGCAATATGCGCTGGCTTTGGATGAATTTGAAGTCTATAACATCTATATTTTTGTTTGTTCGATGGACATCATTGATTTCTCAGCAACTGATCCTCGTCACGTTGAAAAATATTTGGCACTAGCTTTACCGACTGTGCAGCAGCGGAATCAATATTTTATGGCGGCGTTGCGGCAAATCTGTGCAGGCTTTGAGACGCAGTGTTCAGATGCTTCCAGGATCCGCATGCAGTACACATTAAATCAATTACATCATCGAATTCAGTTTTTCCAAGGAGACTTTAGGTTATTGGCTCAGCCATCTGACTGGGTGTCAATCAATGATCAGCAGTTGCAACATTTAGAAACATTGGCCAGTGAGTTGACTGCGATCGTGGCCAAGGATCACCCATGTTGCGCTGCGCCTGCTAAACGGCTTTTTTTAACGCAGCATTATGTGCGACTTTTAATGGTGACCCATGTTCAAATCACTAAACCGATTCGAATCGGCCTTCTGCTGGACGACGACTGGTTGGCGACATCTGCGGTAATGGCGCGCTTAAAACTGGCTTTGGCGGGCATGTGCTCGGTTGTCCTTGAAATTGCGGAGGCACCGGCGACATATGATTTACTAATTACCAGTTTCAAAACGTCATCGGCCGCTATTGCCGCTAAGCATCATTATCGAATCAATGAAATTGAAACAACTTACGATATTGATCAAATCAAGTCTTTGCTGGTCAGCATCATTCGCGAGCAAACTGCCATCTCCAGCCAGTTTTGA
- a CDS encoding IS30 family transposase — protein sequence MQKQDSTHRQKGQHLTSLERGKVAGFHQAGKSNRWIAAEIGVCPQTINNEIKRGTVDQVKKSNGKRVYHRQYLPEAAQARYETARLSCHRPDKFASVQVFLAWYVQRAKQDKWSPDASIGYAKRHKLFTPEELVCASTLYQYIDDQRLEIRNIDLLEKTKRKTSHQHHTKAKRLAGRSIEERPKVVERRRQFGHWEMDTIVGKRNGKKSVILTLIERKTRCQLLRLIEGRDADSVSYALRGIKREWGACIKTITADNGPEFTALNTAFAGTETEIFYAHPYTSCDRGTNEAHNRMIRQDFPKGMSLDDISPSQVQATQDRLNQLPRKQQGYCTPQQNFEAEARRVRRMAQ from the coding sequence ATGCAGAAACAGGATAGCACACACCGCCAAAAAGGTCAGCACTTAACATCACTCGAGCGCGGAAAAGTGGCCGGATTCCACCAAGCTGGGAAGTCCAATCGTTGGATTGCTGCTGAAATTGGCGTCTGCCCGCAGACCATTAATAATGAAATCAAGCGAGGTACAGTAGATCAGGTCAAGAAGAGTAATGGCAAGCGCGTCTACCATCGACAATACCTGCCAGAGGCTGCTCAGGCACGTTACGAGACTGCACGCTTGAGCTGCCATCGTCCTGACAAGTTCGCCAGCGTACAGGTCTTCTTAGCCTGGTACGTACAGCGAGCTAAGCAGGACAAATGGTCGCCGGATGCTTCAATCGGCTATGCCAAGCGACACAAGCTGTTTACTCCTGAAGAGCTTGTTTGTGCCTCGACTTTGTACCAGTACATTGACGACCAACGCCTAGAGATTCGAAATATCGACCTGTTGGAGAAGACTAAGCGGAAGACCTCTCACCAGCACCACACCAAGGCTAAGCGCCTGGCTGGCCGCAGTATCGAGGAACGGCCTAAGGTCGTTGAACGACGCAGGCAGTTCGGTCACTGGGAGATGGATACCATTGTCGGTAAACGCAATGGCAAGAAGAGCGTCATCTTGACTCTGATTGAGCGCAAGACCCGTTGCCAACTTCTCCGCTTGATCGAAGGACGAGATGCAGACTCTGTGAGCTATGCATTGCGTGGAATCAAGCGCGAATGGGGAGCTTGCATCAAGACCATCACAGCCGACAACGGACCCGAGTTCACCGCCTTAAATACTGCTTTTGCTGGGACGGAAACTGAGATCTTCTACGCCCATCCTTACACGTCCTGCGACCGTGGCACCAACGAGGCACATAACCGGATGATCCGCCAGGACTTCCCTAAGGGCATGTCCTTAGATGACATTAGCCCTAGTCAAGTGCAGGCCACGCAAGACCGCTTGAATCAGTTGCCTCGCAAACAACAGGGCTACTGCACACCCCAGCAAAACTTTGAGGCCGAAGCTCGGCGCGTTCGCCGCATGGCCCAGTAG
- the murC gene encoding UDP-N-acetylmuramate--L-alanine ligase — translation MTEATYYFIGIKGSGMSALALVLHDLGHKVLGSDITQYTFTQKSLAAAGITMLPFDPANLKPGYTVIAGNSFTEDHPEIKQAKAMGLTIYRYHEFLGQLIKGYTSIGVAGAHGKTSTTGLLAHTLSGVAKTSYLIGDGTGKGVRDSKFFVFEADEYRRHFLAYHPDYMIMTNIDFDHPDYYHGFEDVYDAFETEANQVQKAIVAWGDDPWLRKLKAKVPVYYYGTSDRDDFQARNVDRDTKGSSFDAYFHDQLIGHFFVPLFGEHSVLNALAVVAVAHMEKLDAGLIARELGNFGGVKRRFAEKDLKDMIIVDDYAHHPNEIKATLDAARQKYPDKAIIAVFQPHTYSRTKAYEPQYVQVLSQADQTFLTPIFSSAREKNGNLRSEDVVAQIKGAAVIHQEDMRPLLKFHHAVVVFMGAGDIQKYEKAYESLLNEESFTK, via the coding sequence ATGACAGAGGCAACCTATTATTTTATTGGTATCAAAGGCTCAGGAATGAGTGCGTTGGCACTGGTGCTACATGATTTGGGCCACAAGGTGTTGGGCAGTGATATTACCCAGTACACATTTACACAAAAAAGTTTGGCAGCAGCCGGAATCACCATGCTACCATTTGATCCTGCCAATCTGAAGCCAGGCTACACCGTCATTGCCGGCAACAGTTTTACCGAGGATCATCCAGAAATCAAGCAGGCCAAGGCGATGGGGCTGACCATTTATCGCTACCATGAGTTCCTCGGCCAATTGATTAAGGGTTATACCAGCATCGGGGTTGCCGGCGCCCATGGCAAAACCAGTACAACGGGGTTGCTGGCCCACACGTTAAGTGGTGTTGCCAAAACCAGTTATTTGATCGGTGATGGTACCGGCAAAGGCGTGCGCGATTCAAAATTCTTTGTTTTTGAAGCGGACGAATATCGGCGGCATTTCTTGGCTTATCATCCCGATTACATGATCATGACGAACATCGACTTTGATCATCCTGACTATTATCACGGCTTTGAAGATGTCTACGATGCTTTTGAAACTGAGGCTAATCAGGTTCAAAAAGCGATCGTGGCCTGGGGTGATGATCCATGGTTACGCAAATTAAAGGCTAAGGTGCCGGTTTATTATTACGGTACTAGTGATCGGGACGATTTTCAGGCGCGGAACGTGGATCGCGACACTAAAGGCAGCAGTTTTGATGCCTATTTCCACGATCAGCTAATCGGCCACTTCTTTGTTCCATTGTTTGGCGAACACAGTGTCCTCAATGCGTTGGCCGTTGTTGCAGTCGCCCATATGGAGAAGCTTGATGCTGGGTTAATTGCCCGTGAACTGGGAAACTTCGGCGGGGTCAAACGGCGCTTTGCCGAAAAGGATCTCAAGGATATGATCATCGTGGACGATTATGCCCATCATCCTAATGAAATTAAGGCCACGCTGGATGCAGCCCGCCAAAAGTATCCTGATAAAGCGATCATTGCGGTTTTCCAACCCCATACTTATAGTCGAACCAAAGCCTACGAACCACAATATGTTCAAGTGCTGAGCCAGGCTGATCAAACGTTCCTGACACCGATTTTCAGTTCTGCCCGTGAAAAAAATGGCAACCTTCGGTCAGAGGACGTTGTGGCCCAAATCAAAGGCGCTGCGGTGATCCATCAGGAAGACATGCGACCACTGCTCAAGTTCCATCACGCGGTTGTTGTCTTCATGGGCGCCGGCGATATTCAAAAGTACGAAAAGGCGTATGAGTCGTTACTCAATGAAGAATCATTCACTAAATGA